Proteins found in one Clostridium kluyveri DSM 555 genomic segment:
- a CDS encoding protein-glutamate methylesterase/protein-glutamine glutaminase: MRTGKKIKVLVVDDSLVFREVLSRGISSDPYIEVIAKAVDPFDARDKIPKFHPSVMICNVEMPKMNGIEFIRRLIPQYPLPTVVVSTISESVFEAMRAGAVDFVTKPDVQSVKNVEIFIKELILKIKIASIAKVPNRELNNISRGIISHKSSKVVNKIKIIAIGASTGGTEAIYNVLKYLPRNTPGIVIVQHIPPIFSRMFTERLNTNSISLKVKEAQTGDIVEMGNVLIVPGNKHMRLKKIDGKYKVECFSGERVNGHCPSVDLLFESVAKEIGSNAVGVILTGMGYDGAKGLLSMRKAGARTIGQNEKSSIVYGMPKVAYDIGAVEKQVSLENIPNLIYSLIKEG, encoded by the coding sequence GTGCGGACGGGAAAAAAGATAAAAGTATTAGTAGTTGATGATAGTCTCGTATTCAGAGAAGTATTATCAAGGGGGATTTCCTCTGATCCATACATAGAAGTAATAGCAAAAGCTGTTGATCCCTTTGACGCAAGGGATAAGATACCGAAATTTCATCCTAGCGTTATGATATGTAATGTGGAAATGCCTAAGATGAACGGTATAGAATTTATACGGAGGCTTATACCACAATATCCTCTGCCTACGGTTGTTGTCAGTACAATAAGTGAATCGGTATTCGAAGCTATGAGGGCAGGAGCAGTTGATTTTGTTACAAAACCTGATGTCCAGTCTGTTAAAAATGTAGAGATATTTATAAAGGAGCTTATACTTAAAATTAAAATAGCTTCAATAGCTAAAGTACCTAATAGAGAATTAAATAATATATCAAGAGGGATCATAAGTCATAAAAGTAGTAAAGTAGTTAATAAAATAAAAATAATTGCAATTGGAGCTTCCACAGGAGGAACAGAGGCTATATACAATGTATTGAAATATCTTCCTAGAAATACTCCAGGCATTGTTATAGTCCAGCATATTCCTCCTATATTTTCACGTATGTTTACAGAAAGGTTAAATACTAATTCAATTTCCCTAAAAGTAAAGGAAGCCCAGACTGGAGACATAGTGGAAATGGGAAATGTACTAATAGTACCTGGAAATAAACATATGAGGCTTAAAAAAATAGACGGCAAATATAAAGTTGAATGCTTTTCTGGAGAACGGGTAAATGGTCACTGTCCCTCAGTAGATTTACTATTTGAATCTGTAGCAAAAGAAATTGGTAGTAATGCTGTAGGAGTAATACTAACAGGCATGGGATATGACGGAGCTAAAGGTCTTCTATCTATGAGGAAAGCCGGTGCAAGAACCATTGGTCAGAATGAAAAATCAAGTATAGTCTATGGGATGCCGAAAGTAGCATATGATATTGGAGCAGTAGAAAAACAAGTATCTCTTGAAAATATACCTAATTTAATATATTCATTAATAAAGGAAGGATAA
- a CDS encoding AraC family ligand binding domain-containing protein: protein MGKEVRTVKFDSDLMMEAYHFQGIMQKFPNHFHEYYVIGFIENGQRYLSCKNEEYTIAPGDLLLFNPRDNHTCEQIDGKTLDYRCINIQPEIMSKVVFEIMNRDYLPYFTSQVAFHSELVSLLKELHLMIMQEEKDFRKEELFFFLLDQLIEEYTEQDITSPKVEQSTEAKAICEFLEQNYMKNITLDDLSNLTGLSKYYLLRSFTKQKGISPYSYLETIRIDKAKKFLEQGVLPIDVAFQTGFTDQSHFSNFFKKFIGLTPKQYMNIFKDLHY from the coding sequence TTGGGAAAAGAAGTAAGAACTGTGAAATTCGATTCAGATTTAATGATGGAAGCTTATCATTTTCAAGGGATTATGCAAAAATTCCCCAACCACTTTCATGAGTATTATGTGATTGGATTTATTGAAAACGGCCAACGGTATCTATCCTGTAAAAATGAGGAATATACTATAGCACCTGGAGATCTATTACTGTTTAATCCACGAGACAATCATACATGTGAGCAAATTGATGGTAAAACGCTGGATTATCGCTGTATCAATATTCAACCGGAGATTATGAGCAAAGTTGTTTTTGAAATAATGAACAGAGACTATTTACCCTATTTTACATCACAAGTTGCTTTTCACAGCGAATTAGTTTCACTGCTAAAGGAACTGCATTTGATGATCATGCAAGAGGAAAAGGATTTTAGAAAAGAAGAACTATTCTTTTTCCTTTTGGATCAGCTAATCGAAGAATACACAGAACAAGACATAACATCACCAAAAGTTGAACAGAGCACAGAAGCGAAAGCCATTTGTGAGTTTTTAGAACAAAACTACATGAAGAATATCACACTAGACGATTTAAGCAATCTGACTGGACTAAGCAAGTACTATTTATTACGCTCCTTTACCAAACAAAAGGGGATTTCGCCATACAGTTATTTGGAAACGATACGAATTGATAAGGCAAAAAAGTTTTTGGAGCAGGGCGTATTGCCAATTGACGTAGCATTTCAAACAGGGTTTACTGACCAGAGCCATTTCTCAAACTTTTTTAAGAAATTTATCGGACTGACACCTAAACAATATATGAACATCTTTAAAGATTTGCATTATTGA
- a CDS encoding PaaI family thioesterase, with translation MDYKKLIEKRNKPGDFATDIGVKILEIREGYACGELLIKKVHINPINAVHGGVIFTFADMVGASSTAFCENRVATLNGTINFLNAAIGVEKLIAEASVIKHGKNTMVVNVNITDEKETFVASTTFTYYILKKMKITFEDEN, from the coding sequence ATGGATTATAAAAAGCTCATAGAGAAAAGAAATAAACCAGGTGATTTTGCAACAGATATTGGAGTAAAGATTCTGGAAATCAGGGAGGGCTACGCTTGTGGGGAACTCCTTATTAAGAAAGTACATATAAATCCCATTAATGCTGTACATGGAGGTGTCATTTTTACCTTTGCAGATATGGTGGGAGCTTCATCTACTGCATTTTGTGAAAACAGAGTTGCAACCTTAAATGGAACTATTAATTTTCTCAATGCTGCTATTGGTGTGGAAAAACTTATTGCAGAAGCTAGCGTGATAAAGCACGGGAAAAACACCATGGTAGTTAATGTAAATATTACTGATGAAAAAGAAACTTTTGTAGCATCTACAACATTTACCTATTATATTTTAAAAAAGATGAAGATTACCTTTGAGGATGAGAATTAA
- a CDS encoding DUF2000 domain-containing protein gives MNDSNMKCIMIIDSQLPIGVIANTSAILGVTLGKHIPEQVGDDVMDASNQTHLGIISIPITILRGDKEILKNLRERLYKSEFGDLIVVDFSDVAQSCNIYSEYITKAAVTSEQDHNYFGIAIYGNKKKVNKLTGSMPLLR, from the coding sequence ATGAATGATTCTAATATGAAATGCATTATGATTATAGATTCACAACTGCCAATTGGTGTCATAGCCAATACTTCCGCCATCTTGGGTGTAACACTCGGAAAGCATATCCCTGAACAGGTAGGGGACGATGTAATGGATGCTTCAAATCAAACTCATTTGGGAATTATTTCAATACCTATTACAATACTGCGCGGAGATAAGGAAATTCTGAAAAATTTGCGAGAACGTTTATATAAATCTGAATTTGGCGATTTGATAGTTGTTGATTTTTCTGATGTTGCACAAAGTTGTAACATATACAGCGAATATATTACAAAAGCAGCAGTCACATCAGAGCAAGACCACAATTATTTTGGAATTGCCATTTATGGGAATAAGAAAAAAGTAAATAAACTAACAGGATCCATGCCACTTTTAAGATAA
- a CDS encoding winged helix-turn-helix transcriptional regulator: MLSSQLKELENKNIILRKEYPQTPPKVEYSLTKKGQSLIPIVKYMCDWGKNNEFEV, translated from the coding sequence ATGTTAAGTTCACAATTAAAAGAATTAGAAAATAAAAATATTATATTGCGAAAGGAGTATCCTCAAACTCCTCCGAAAGTAGAATATTCCCTCACCAAAAAGGGACAAAGTCTTATACCCATTGTCAAGTATATGTGTGATTGGGGCAAGAACAATGAGTTTGAGGTATAA
- a CDS encoding cell division protein FtsZ, which produces MEKGKMLLVALGQGAGNIVDGLLSKNSRYNGLFINSSLFDIKPLKNADMGKNVYVYPGTDGSGRDRTKSKEMIRDNANAIGTLLIKYPLTEVVVVLTTMAGGTGSGAIKTFVQIVKKVLPNSKVNVVAILPSLKEDELAFKNTIECWNDINSIMDLINDVKFVDNNKRNTYKEINNEVIESLDLAYNIVGIHSDGSIDNKDSFRINTADGSGLILKLYDGLKDVKTAIDLAIKNSVFVQQDVYDCDYLAINLKIDGYDPYEVTKLFEVYRSTYITYNKKNNIVVLGGCETPTESINLIKMALEDKNKRKLSRNKKRSVIIDLDTDSNEKDEELDVLNSNELNNLLEDNYNL; this is translated from the coding sequence ATGGAAAAAGGTAAAATGTTATTAGTTGCATTAGGTCAAGGTGCCGGAAATATTGTAGATGGATTATTAAGTAAAAATTCAAGATACAATGGGTTATTTATAAATAGCAGTTTATTTGACATTAAACCATTGAAAAACGCAGATATGGGAAAAAATGTGTATGTATATCCAGGAACAGATGGTTCGGGAAGAGATAGAACTAAATCTAAAGAAATGATAAGAGATAATGCCAATGCTATAGGAACATTATTAATCAAATATCCTTTAACAGAAGTAGTTGTAGTACTCACAACTATGGCTGGAGGAACAGGCTCTGGGGCAATAAAAACCTTTGTACAAATAGTAAAAAAAGTACTACCAAATTCTAAAGTAAATGTAGTAGCTATTTTACCTAGTTTAAAGGAAGATGAGTTAGCATTTAAAAATACAATAGAATGTTGGAATGATATAAATAGCATAATGGATTTAATAAATGATGTCAAATTTGTAGATAATAATAAAAGAAATACGTATAAAGAAATTAATAATGAAGTGATTGAAAGTTTAGATTTAGCCTATAACATAGTAGGTATCCATTCTGATGGCAGCATTGATAATAAAGATTCATTCAGAATAAATACGGCAGATGGATCGGGACTTATTTTAAAGTTGTATGATGGTTTAAAAGATGTTAAGACTGCTATTGATTTAGCAATAAAAAATAGTGTATTTGTCCAACAAGATGTATACGATTGTGACTATTTGGCAATTAATTTAAAAATTGACGGATATGATCCCTATGAAGTAACTAAATTATTTGAGGTTTATAGGAGTACATATATAACATATAACAAGAAAAATAATATAGTGGTTCTTGGAGGATGTGAAACTCCCACAGAATCAATAAATTTAATAAAAATGGCTTTAGAAGATAAGAATAAAAGAAAATTATCAAGAAATAAAAAAAGAAGTGTTATTATTGATTTAGATACAGATAGCAATGAAAAAGATGAAGAATTAGACGTGCTTAATAGCAATGAACTTAATAATTTATTGGAAGATAATTATAATTTATAG
- a CDS encoding DUF2188 domain-containing protein: MSNSNIIGNPDSAIWKMLGIDNSKTTNTKQESIDIAKKKIKNKKSKLDIHDKNDKI; this comes from the coding sequence ATGAGCAACTCAAATATTATTGGCAACCCTGATTCTGCAATATGGAAGATGCTAGGTATAGATAATTCTAAAACTACTAATACCAAACAAGAATCCATTGATATTGCTAAAAAAAAGATAAAAAATAAAAAATCTAAATTAGACATCCATGATAAAAATGATAAAATCTAA
- a CDS encoding IS982 family transposase translates to MQDLLIKIFYNVDSYCILLEEYYKNYFLSNDKGEILSFYLTSGNVDDRNLTVIKNLTKELFGKLFGDRGYLSQKVADMLYPKGIHLITRLRKNMKNKLMLMEDKILLRKRSIIETINDHLKNTCQIEHSRHRSVSNFMVNAVSGLIAYSFLPKKPSLKLDQYTVLA, encoded by the coding sequence ATGCAAGATTTATTAATAAAAATATTTTATAACGTAGACAGTTACTGTATACTTCTTGAAGAATATTATAAAAATTATTTTTTAAGCAATGATAAAGGTGAAATTTTATCCTTCTACTTAACCTCTGGAAATGTAGATGATAGAAATTTGACTGTTATAAAAAATCTAACAAAAGAGCTATTTGGAAAATTGTTTGGAGACAGAGGATATTTGTCACAGAAAGTTGCGGACATGTTATACCCTAAAGGTATACATCTGATAACAAGGTTAAGAAAAAATATGAAAAATAAATTGATGTTAATGGAGGATAAAATTCTTCTCAGGAAGAGATCAATAATTGAAACAATAAATGACCACCTAAAAAATACATGTCAAATAGAACACAGCAGACACAGGAGTGTCAGTAATTTTATGGTGAATGCGGTTTCAGGTCTAATTGCATACAGCTTTCTTCCTAAGAAACCATCTTTAAAGTTAGACCAATACACTGTTTTAGCTTAA
- a CDS encoding amidohydrolase family protein: MKILNDIVSGKRNSLLDAKAKSMDELKIEENIVKNKYAGMGEFTLPSGQIKILTIIFQASMVFGKLPIWIHVFNPLTLQDIKEIGELSKAFPDIPVILGHMGGSNWLTAIELAKEIPNLYLDTSAYFSTLVLKITVNEVLLKCIFGVDMPYGDY, encoded by the coding sequence ATGAAAATTTTAAATGATATTGTATCTGGAAAAAGAAATTCTTTGTTAGATGCAAAAGCTAAGTCGATGGATGAACTTAAAATTGAAGAGAATATAGTAAAAAATAAATATGCTGGTATGGGTGAATTTACACTTCCAAGTGGACAAATAAAAATATTAACTATTATTTTTCAGGCCTCTATGGTGTTTGGGAAGTTACCAATTTGGATACACGTATTTAATCCTTTAACCTTACAAGATATCAAGGAAATAGGTGAATTAAGTAAAGCATTCCCTGACATTCCTGTTATATTAGGGCATATGGGAGGAAGTAACTGGTTGACAGCTATAGAACTTGCAAAAGAGATACCAAATTTATATCTTGATACATCTGCTTATTTTTCCACACTTGTTTTGAAGATAACTGTAAATGAAGTTTTACTAAAATGTATTTTTGGTGTAGATATGCCCTATGGAGACTATTAA
- a CDS encoding TetR/AcrR family transcriptional regulator C-terminal domain-containing protein has translation MYFVYGKVNHKQPQIFELTLNKSLVKVKEIIEEGKKLGEFLGNIDSNSMTLYVVSTIEGAVALWIMNPEIDIQMLFRNNYNCVWRSISKSDKYNEE, from the coding sequence TTGTATTTTGTCTATGGTAAAGTTAACCATAAACAACCTCAAATTTTCGAACTCACGTTAAATAAGTCGCTAGTAAAAGTAAAAGAGATTATTGAGGAAGGAAAAAAACTTGGAGAATTCTTAGGTAATATTGATTCTAACTCAATGACTTTGTATGTTGTTTCAACAATAGAGGGTGCCGTGGCACTTTGGATTATGAATCCTGAAATTGATATACAGATGTTATTTAGAAATAATTATAATTGTGTGTGGAGAAGCATTAGTAAAAGTGATAAATATAATGAAGAGTAA
- a CDS encoding CheR family methyltransferase, which produces MVAITKKEFKKLADYIKTNYGIHLKEEKQALVEGRFHNVLMQNNFNSFSEYYDNENSVLVDKIRNEIIYRKFNLMDKVFPFKRKFHVIFCRNVMIYFDTKTKTELVHKFYGITEPGGYLFIGYSESLNREETRYKYIMPAVYMKE; this is translated from the coding sequence ATAGTTGCAATTACGAAAAAAGAATTCAAAAAACTCGCAGACTACATAAAAACTAATTATGGTATTCATTTGAAAGAAGAAAAACAGGCGCTTGTGGAGGGTAGGTTTCATAATGTACTTATGCAGAACAATTTTAATAGTTTCTCGGAATATTATGATAATGAAAATAGTGTACTGGTGGATAAGATAAGGAATGAAATCATATATAGAAAATTTAATCTCATGGATAAAGTATTTCCATTTAAACGGAAGTTTCATGTCATATTCTGCAGAAATGTAATGATTTATTTTGACACTAAAACAAAAACAGAATTGGTTCACAAATTCTATGGTATCACCGAGCCTGGCGGATATTTATTTATTGGTTATTCGGAATCCTTAAATAGAGAAGAAACAAGATACAAATATATTATGCCTGCTGTATACATGAAAGAATAA
- a CDS encoding transcriptional regulator yields the protein MSEKLCYISSKEPFEYTLSVISGKWRLKIIYLLACMGTIRYGVLKKNIKY from the coding sequence ATGTCAGAAAAACTTTGTTATATCAGTAGTAAAGAACCCTTTGAATACACTTTATCAGTTATAAGTGGAAAATGGAGATTAAAAATAATTTATCTACTTGCTTGTATGGGTACGATAAGATATGGAGTTTTAAAAAAGAATATTAAATATTAA
- a CDS encoding HAD family hydrolase translates to MRKYRHAIFDMDGTIMDSMPAWKNLGKNYLTKKGIKFPENLNEVISAMSMTESVNYFRKELKIRDCPEQIISDINQLIMDKYRYQIPLKPYVKEYLSYLQKNGIIMCVATATPVQLAELALKRLEVLQYFSFVVCCDEVGAGKSKPDIYYLALKKMKASIADTIVYEDADYAIRTAKSAGFYTVGVYDEYACKSKKEIQLLCDRYIDSFECLLELGDLST, encoded by the coding sequence TTGAGAAAATATAGACATGCTATTTTTGATATGGACGGCACAATTATGGATTCTATGCCTGCATGGAAGAATCTTGGAAAAAATTATTTAACAAAAAAAGGAATTAAATTCCCAGAAAACCTGAATGAAGTTATAAGTGCAATGTCTATGACAGAATCAGTCAACTATTTTAGAAAAGAGTTAAAAATCAGGGATTGCCCAGAACAAATTATTTCTGACATAAATCAATTAATTATGGATAAATATAGGTACCAAATACCATTAAAACCATATGTCAAAGAATATCTCTCATATTTACAGAAAAATGGCATAATAATGTGTGTAGCCACAGCTACACCAGTACAATTGGCAGAGTTAGCACTGAAACGTCTGGAAGTGTTACAATATTTTTCTTTTGTAGTATGCTGTGATGAGGTTGGAGCTGGAAAAAGCAAGCCCGATATCTATTATCTTGCTCTAAAAAAAATGAAAGCAAGTATAGCAGATACCATAGTTTATGAAGATGCCGACTATGCAATCAGAACAGCAAAAAGTGCAGGTTTTTATACCGTTGGAGTATACGATGAATATGCATGTAAATCAAAAAAAGAAATACAGCTGCTTTGTGATAGATATATAGATTCTTTTGAATGTTTATTAGAATTAGGCGATCTATCAACATAG
- a CDS encoding helix-turn-helix domain-containing protein — MDNKDKYIDTQKVEHKIQNRKRGEILYYSMSQVADLLNENISNIKYYTNIFDNLLKIEIIDKELRYTNDDIDNLEFLIKLKNRGMTLKEIEEYYSKLPLNDNEVQHPGSNLLSVEELIDSIKEEQRIQLDNFKIQLNKDIQDANLLYVKNITLTIIDAQNKSLNKFKQDLFEEIREYLNSKFDKINEINLDLHNQFINNITEFVSKKIDSKNNELKVNLQNDFNAFFQSCLTNSERLIKEVKSFKKVIENAYYTQYQVEMDNANSGFLNKLLQIFKSK, encoded by the coding sequence ATGGATAATAAAGATAAATATATAGATACACAAAAAGTTGAACATAAAATTCAAAATAGAAAAAGGGGCGAAATATTATATTATTCTATGAGTCAGGTTGCTGATTTGTTGAATGAAAATATTAGTAATATAAAATACTATACAAATATATTTGATAATCTTTTAAAAATTGAAATAATAGATAAAGAATTGCGTTATACTAATGATGATATTGATAATTTAGAATTTTTAATAAAATTAAAAAATAGAGGCATGACTCTTAAAGAAATTGAAGAGTATTATAGTAAATTACCTTTAAATGATAATGAAGTCCAGCATCCAGGAAGTAATTTATTATCGGTTGAGGAACTTATTGATTCAATTAAAGAAGAGCAGCGAATTCAACTTGACAATTTTAAAATTCAATTAAATAAAGATATACAAGATGCCAATTTATTATATGTTAAAAATATTACCTTAACAATTATTGATGCTCAAAATAAAAGCCTTAATAAATTCAAACAGGATTTATTTGAGGAAATTAGAGAATATCTGAACTCTAAATTCGATAAAATTAATGAAATTAACCTAGATTTACATAACCAATTTATTAATAATATAACAGAATTTGTATCTAAAAAAATCGACAGTAAAAATAACGAATTAAAAGTGAATTTACAAAATGATTTTAATGCATTTTTTCAATCGTGTTTAACTAATAGTGAACGTTTAATAAAGGAAGTTAAAAGTTTCAAAAAAGTTATAGAGAATGCTTATTATACCCAATACCAGGTAGAAATGGATAATGCTAATTCAGGATTTTTGAATAAATTACTTCAAATATTTAAATCTAAATAA